A region of the Longimicrobium sp. genome:
GAAGTGTATGCGTCGAAAAGTCATCAGAATCCAGTGGCGTGGATGGGCGGTTCGTTCGATCCACAACGAACCAACCCAGCCGATCGCGACGCACCGGGTCAGCCGCGTGCCCGCCGCGCCTTGTCGCGCAGCATGAAGAGGTACATCGATTCCACCTTTTCGCGCGCCCACGGCGTCTTGCGCAGGAACTTGAGGCTGGACGCGACGCTGGGGTCGTCGGTGAAGCAGCGGATGCGGATGCGCTCCCCCATCGCCGCCCATCCGAAGTGGTCCACCAGCTCGTTCAGCATGCGCTCCAGCGTCACGCCGTGGAGCGGGTTCTTGGCCTGCGGCTGCGGGTCGGTCATGGTGCGGTGGTTCCGGTGTGCTCTCCGGGCGGGCGCGGGATGGTGTCGCCGGAGATCCCGCGTGCGGCGAGAGAGCCCTGCACGCGGTACGCGCGTCCCAGGTCAGCGTCGAGGTCGATGGTGATCTGGAAGCGATCCGCGTCCAGCCAGCGCATCGTCGCCACACCCGCATCGGTGGCGCGCGCGGCCACACCGGCTCCACGTAGCACCAGATCGCCGCTGGGGAGCTTCGCGACCGCCGCGTACGTGGACCCGTCGGTGCTATCCCGTCCCAGGTATGCGACGTGTCCCGCGCCGGGAGCAAAGCTCACGCCCTCGTGCGCAATCCAGTTCGCGGGCGGCGCCAGGATGCGCGTGCCGCGCGTCCGCGCATCGTACGCAAAGAGTCGCGGCGGATCGTCTGCGTGCGAGGATATGCCGTAGACTACGCTGTCGCCCGCCACGGCTGTCACGCCGCTGGCTGCTTCCACGCGAACGTCTGGCAGCGTATCGGGGCCGCGGTCGGTGCGCACGACCACACGGCGCAGGAATCCGCCGTACAGCTCGCCCTGGTACGGAATGGAGTCGACGTACTCCACGCTCCGCACCTGCGCGGCGCGTGGCTTCGGCGTTTCGCTCCGCGGCTGGCTTCCTTCGCAAGCGGTGGCGATCGCGGCCGCGATGAGGAGGATGAGGATTTTCACGGCTGGCGGCATCATCGTCTCGTGACATCCCCTGTGATACGTCATACCGGATTCGCCAGCCGCGCGGCGAGCTGGTCCAGCACCATCGGCCAGGCCTGCGCGTGCGCGTCGCGCGAGGGCTCGTCGGGAAAGCCGGCGTGGGTGAGGCGCAGGCGGGTCCCGGCGCCCTCCGGCGTGAGATCGATCGTCAGCACCGTTTCGACGCCGCGCGTGCCCCCCGTGCCGGTGACCCACGTCAGCTCCACGAGCCGGTCATGCTCCAGACGCAGGAAGCGGCCGTAGTGGGGGTACGCCTTGCCGCCGGCATGCACCTCGAAGACAAAGGGCTCGCCCTCCTCCGCCCGCATCCTCGCCGTACCCGGCGCGGCGAACCACGCGTCGAAGCGATCCGTGAACGCGCCGTAGAGCGCACCGGGCGGTGCATCGAAGGCGCGCTCGGTGTCGAGCTGAAAGTTGCGTTCGGCGGATGCAGGCGCGTGCACGCCGCGTGGATCGACGAGCTGCATGACCTCGATGCGGTTGCCGAACGGGTCGTGCACGTAGAAGCGCCGCATCCCGGGATACCGCTCGTCCCACTGCGCCGAGTGCCCCGCCGCATCGCACCGCGCCGCCACCGCGTCCACGTCGTCCACGCGCAACGCGGGATGCGCCCTCCGCGCCGGCTCAAAGTCGGCCTCCACCC
Encoded here:
- a CDS encoding SRPBCC domain-containing protein, which gives rise to MAYLALDHVQIAMPAGEEDAARAFYSGVLRLEEVPKPDPMMANGGAWFRSGGVELHLGVEADFEPARRAHPALRVDDVDAVAARCDAAGHSAQWDERYPGMRRFYVHDPFGNRIEVMQLVDPRGVHAPASAERNFQLDTERAFDAPPGALYGAFTDRFDAWFAAPGTARMRAEEGEPFVFEVHAGGKAYPHYGRFLRLEHDRLVELTWVTGTGGTRGVETVLTIDLTPEGAGTRLRLTHAGFPDEPSRDAHAQAWPMVLDQLAARLANPV
- a CDS encoding VF530 family protein; this translates as MTDPQPQAKNPLHGVTLERMLNELVDHFGWAAMGERIRIRCFTDDPSVASSLKFLRKTPWAREKVESMYLFMLRDKARRARG